The following coding sequences lie in one Streptomyces albofaciens JCM 4342 genomic window:
- a CDS encoding glycosyltransferase family 4 protein, whose amino-acid sequence MDPVAPRPHGPAAPRTARSLSIAARVYGYPPAHNAGSEWMLHSMLRPLAERGHRITVWLSHPGTIETTYDIDGVRVVPFQEGADFAAEAQRADVLLSHFENVPLVSGLARARRIPVVVICHDNFATSFHNAAGADLVVYNSEWIRRDGEIHYARYPAEFLPRQSIVVRPPVLAEEYRTEPGDCATLVNLNPDKGGELFWQLAAWTPEWHFLGVRGAYGRQVMPPPRLPNCEVLDSVTGKEMRTHVYGRSRVMLMPSLYESWGRVAVEALASGIPVIAHPTPGLVESLGEAGIFAYRDDLNAWTHALMTLRDPTHWERASARARARSDDLTKNSDLDDWCAAVESLAEDRLRTSFRVRGLGSLVDDDEVGHGSGKGLRGTGNRVP is encoded by the coding sequence GTGGATCCGGTGGCACCCCGCCCGCACGGGCCGGCCGCTCCCCGCACCGCACGCAGCCTGTCCATCGCGGCCCGGGTGTACGGATACCCACCGGCCCACAACGCCGGCTCCGAGTGGATGCTCCATTCGATGCTCCGCCCCCTGGCCGAACGCGGCCACCGCATCACCGTCTGGCTCTCCCACCCCGGCACCATCGAGACGACCTACGACATCGACGGCGTACGCGTCGTCCCCTTCCAGGAAGGCGCCGACTTCGCCGCCGAGGCCCAGCGGGCGGACGTCCTCCTCTCCCACTTCGAGAACGTCCCCCTCGTGTCCGGCCTCGCCAGGGCCCGCCGCATACCCGTGGTCGTCATCTGCCACGACAACTTCGCCACCAGCTTCCACAACGCGGCGGGCGCCGACCTCGTCGTCTACAACAGCGAGTGGATCCGCCGCGACGGCGAAATCCACTACGCCCGCTACCCGGCCGAGTTCCTGCCCCGGCAGTCCATCGTCGTCCGCCCGCCCGTGCTCGCCGAGGAGTACCGCACGGAACCCGGCGACTGCGCGACTCTGGTCAACCTCAACCCCGACAAGGGCGGCGAACTCTTCTGGCAGCTCGCCGCCTGGACCCCCGAGTGGCACTTCCTCGGCGTCCGCGGCGCCTACGGCCGGCAGGTGATGCCCCCGCCCCGCCTCCCCAACTGCGAGGTCCTCGACAGCGTCACCGGCAAGGAGATGCGCACCCACGTCTACGGCCGCTCCCGCGTCATGCTCATGCCCAGCCTCTACGAATCCTGGGGCCGGGTGGCGGTCGAAGCCCTGGCCTCCGGCATCCCGGTGATCGCCCACCCCACCCCCGGCCTGGTCGAATCCCTCGGCGAAGCCGGCATCTTCGCCTACCGCGACGACCTCAACGCCTGGACCCACGCCCTGATGACCCTGCGCGACCCGACCCACTGGGAACGCGCCTCCGCCCGAGCCAGGGCCCGCTCCGACGATCTGACCAAGAACTCGGATCTGGACGACTGGTGTGCGGCCGTGGAATCGCTCGCGGAGGATCGCCTTCGGACGTCCTTCCGCGTACGCGGCCTCGGCAGCCTTGTCGATGACGATGAGGTCGGTCACGGGTCCGGGAAGGGACTACGGGGTACGGGAAACCGAGTTCCGTGA
- a CDS encoding FGGY family carbohydrate kinase → MGIVAGLDSSSESTRIVVCDADTGAVIRQGYAPHPAEKGHEIDPQAWLMSLGEAAGNGLLEGVQAIGVSAQQHGMLPLDADGALVRPALVGNDKRAQSAAADLTDALGGRAAWTQAIGAVPHAAQPLTKLRWLARNEPANAARVAEVLQPHDWLVWQLLGRPARRTTDRGGASGTGYWSAATGAYRPDLVELALGHQVRLPEVLGPSGTAGFTPEGLLISAGTGETMAAAFGLGVGAGDAVVSLGASGSVFGIHHEALADSNGTITSFADATGMHLPVVHTSNAVRVLRGTAEMLGTDLPGLSELALKSTPGSYGLVLLPYLEGERTPHLPHTAGSLHGLRRESMKPEHLARAAFEGMLCGLADALDVLRGRGVEVRRVFLLGAAAELGAVQAAAPGLFGAQVVVPQPADYAALGAARQAAWALGAAHGTLAPHEPPRWPAAASQVFEPGEDLPVGQAVRQQYIAVREESYAGAFLSSQ, encoded by the coding sequence ATGGGGATAGTCGCCGGGCTGGACAGTTCGTCCGAAAGCACACGGATCGTGGTCTGCGACGCGGACACGGGTGCCGTCATCAGGCAGGGGTACGCGCCGCACCCCGCCGAAAAGGGACACGAGATCGACCCGCAGGCGTGGCTGATGTCACTCGGCGAGGCCGCGGGCAACGGGCTCCTGGAGGGCGTACAGGCGATCGGGGTCTCCGCGCAGCAGCACGGGATGCTGCCGCTGGACGCCGACGGCGCCCTCGTACGGCCCGCGCTGGTCGGCAACGACAAGCGGGCGCAGAGCGCGGCGGCCGACCTGACCGACGCGCTCGGCGGGCGGGCCGCCTGGACGCAGGCCATCGGCGCCGTTCCGCACGCCGCCCAGCCGCTGACCAAGCTGCGCTGGCTGGCCCGTAACGAACCGGCGAACGCGGCGCGCGTCGCGGAGGTCCTGCAGCCGCACGACTGGCTGGTGTGGCAGTTGCTGGGGCGCCCGGCACGGCGTACGACCGACCGGGGCGGCGCCTCCGGGACCGGCTACTGGTCGGCGGCCACCGGCGCGTACCGGCCCGACCTGGTGGAGCTGGCGCTCGGGCACCAGGTGCGGCTGCCGGAGGTGCTGGGTCCGTCCGGCACCGCCGGGTTCACGCCGGAGGGGCTGCTGATCTCCGCCGGTACGGGCGAGACGATGGCCGCCGCGTTCGGGCTGGGGGTCGGCGCGGGCGACGCGGTGGTGTCGCTGGGCGCCTCCGGTTCCGTCTTCGGCATCCACCACGAGGCGCTGGCGGACTCCAACGGCACGATCACCTCGTTCGCGGACGCGACGGGGATGCACCTGCCGGTGGTGCACACGAGCAACGCCGTACGGGTGCTGCGCGGCACGGCCGAGATGCTGGGCACCGATCTGCCGGGGCTGTCCGAGCTGGCCCTGAAGTCGACGCCGGGCTCGTACGGACTGGTGCTGCTGCCGTACCTGGAGGGCGAGCGGACGCCGCACCTGCCGCACACGGCCGGCTCGCTGCACGGGCTGCGCCGCGAGAGCATGAAGCCGGAGCACCTGGCGCGGGCGGCCTTCGAGGGCATGCTGTGCGGGCTCGCGGACGCGCTGGACGTGCTGCGCGGGCGCGGTGTCGAGGTGCGCCGGGTGTTCCTGCTGGGCGCGGCGGCCGAGCTGGGCGCCGTGCAGGCGGCGGCGCCGGGGCTCTTCGGGGCGCAGGTCGTGGTGCCGCAGCCGGCGGACTACGCGGCGCTGGGCGCGGCACGGCAGGCGGCGTGGGCACTGGGCGCGGCGCACGGCACCCTGGCGCCGCACGAGCCGCCGCGCTGGCCCGCGGCGGCCAGCCAGGTCTTCGAGCCCGGCGAGGACCTGCCGGTCGGGCAGGCGGTGCGCCAGCAGTACATCGCGGTGCGGGAGGAGAGCTACGCGGGGGCGTTCCTGTCGAGTCAGTGA
- a CDS encoding transposase translates to MSTASAMPGDTSPSVRWPAGSRTAMSGARESSSTSSPGIRHGTATHRRGHDSADPSPDVDSDAVSWRKDGWMLVGVAHQYWGALGKRTNCQVPVSVHPVTAAALPSLDARSYRGLGPKTSHAAGCSGCRRAQGTARSDSSPWTPSTVSPTRGLPPCVVLADAAYGTAASSRTALAESDLEHVPTVGAHMSAHSFDTTPGATGRKHANDCRP, encoded by the coding sequence ATGAGTACGGCATCAGCCATGCCCGGAGACACAAGTCCGTCCGTGCGATGGCCGGCCGGCTCGCGGACGGCGATGAGCGGGGCCCGCGAGAGTTCGTCGACCAGTTCGCCCGGGATCCGGCACGGCACGGCGACGCATCGCCGAGGGCATGACAGCGCTGATCCATCCCCGGACGTGGACAGTGACGCCGTGTCCTGGCGCAAGGACGGTTGGATGTTGGTCGGAGTGGCCCATCAGTACTGGGGTGCACTGGGCAAGCGGACCAACTGCCAGGTCCCGGTGAGTGTGCACCCCGTCACCGCCGCGGCACTGCCCTCTCTCGACGCCCGTTCCTACCGAGGACTTGGACCGAAGACGTCGCATGCCGCCGGGTGTTCAGGATGCCGACGGGCACAGGGCACCGCGAGAAGTGACAGCTCGCCTTGGACGCCCTCGACGGTCTCCCCCACCCGGGGCCTGCCGCCTTGTGTCGTGCTCGCCGACGCGGCCTACGGCACCGCGGCGAGTTCTCGGACCGCTCTTGCCGAGAGCGACCTGGAGCATGTGCCGACCGTCGGCGCCCACATGTCCGCTCACTCATTCGACACAACCCCCGGAGCAACCGGACGCAAGCACGCCAACGACTGCCGGCCTTAA
- a CDS encoding FG-GAP-like repeat-containing protein, translating to MPARRPRAVLVAGLLTLTAAGGLLTAAPAGAVVGTVTKDGSYPFTAKLDIGGSRSCSAALVDEQWLVTAASCFAENPAQSLEVPAGAPKAKTTVTVGRTDLTRTDGFVTEIERLVPRGDRDLVMAKLAKPVTGIAPADIAAKAPLPGEDVFVSGYGRTKDDWVPDRLHYGRFSIGAAKETTLGVKGKDGAAVCEGDTGAPVWREIGGRYELAGVSSRSWMGGCLGHEDEKRTDAVASRTDDIAGWLQTVRLSTKFQHVSDLLTSADFNGDGRADIAAVMTDGNLHAFYAKPDGTLQYGRELWTHDGTWGGYTQLIGGDFNGDGQGDIVARRGDGQMFLYTGTANGNLNPRVATWYDTSWKTMRQVVRYRADNSGRDGLAAIWGDGSLHAYTTKADGTLSGSARDLWYDKSWSGTRILSSGDFNADGKDDIVATDPDGGLRLYTGNAQGTVTRAPDLWYDKSWGPALALLSGDFNGDGKADIAARWPDRSLHLYTGNGKGTLAAGPTMWPSAS from the coding sequence ATGCCTGCCAGACGTCCGCGCGCAGTTCTCGTCGCGGGGCTCCTCACCCTCACCGCTGCCGGCGGCCTGCTGACCGCCGCCCCGGCCGGTGCCGTGGTCGGCACCGTCACCAAGGACGGCTCCTACCCGTTCACGGCCAAACTGGACATCGGCGGCTCCCGCAGCTGCTCCGCAGCGCTGGTCGACGAGCAGTGGCTGGTCACCGCCGCCAGCTGCTTTGCCGAGAATCCCGCTCAGAGCCTGGAGGTCCCCGCCGGGGCTCCGAAGGCGAAGACCACCGTCACCGTGGGCCGCACGGACCTGACCCGTACGGACGGCTTCGTCACGGAGATCGAGCGGCTGGTGCCGCGCGGCGACCGCGACCTGGTCATGGCCAAGCTCGCCAAGCCCGTCACCGGTATCGCCCCCGCCGACATCGCCGCTAAGGCGCCGCTGCCCGGTGAGGACGTCTTCGTCAGCGGCTACGGCCGCACCAAGGACGATTGGGTCCCCGACCGCCTCCACTACGGGCGCTTCTCCATAGGCGCCGCGAAGGAGACCACGCTGGGCGTCAAGGGCAAGGATGGCGCCGCCGTCTGCGAGGGAGACACCGGGGCCCCTGTGTGGCGCGAGATCGGCGGCCGCTACGAACTGGCCGGCGTCAGCAGCCGCTCGTGGATGGGCGGTTGCCTCGGCCACGAGGACGAGAAGCGCACCGACGCGGTGGCATCCCGTACGGACGACATCGCCGGCTGGCTGCAGACGGTACGACTGTCGACGAAGTTCCAGCACGTTAGCGACCTGCTCACGTCCGCCGACTTCAACGGCGACGGGCGCGCCGACATCGCCGCCGTGATGACGGACGGCAACCTGCACGCTTTTTACGCCAAGCCGGACGGCACCCTCCAGTACGGCCGCGAACTGTGGACCCACGACGGTACCTGGGGCGGCTATACGCAGCTCATCGGTGGTGATTTCAACGGCGACGGCCAGGGCGACATCGTCGCGCGCCGCGGCGACGGCCAGATGTTCCTCTACACCGGCACGGCCAACGGCAACCTGAACCCGCGTGTCGCGACCTGGTACGACACCTCCTGGAAGACGATGCGTCAGGTCGTGCGCTACCGCGCCGACAACTCCGGGCGCGACGGCCTGGCCGCGATCTGGGGCGACGGCTCGCTGCACGCCTACACCACCAAGGCCGACGGCACCCTCAGCGGCAGCGCGCGCGACCTGTGGTACGACAAGTCGTGGAGCGGCACGCGCATCCTGTCCAGCGGTGACTTCAACGCCGACGGGAAGGACGACATCGTCGCCACCGACCCCGACGGCGGCCTCCGCCTCTACACCGGCAATGCCCAGGGCACCGTCACCCGCGCCCCCGACCTCTGGTACGACAAGTCCTGGGGCCCCGCGCTCGCCCTGCTCAGCGGCGACTTCAACGGCGACGGCAAGGCCGACATCGCCGCCCGCTGGCCTGACCGCAGCCTGCACCTCTACACCGGCAACGGCAAGGGCACCCTCGCCGCCGGGCCCACCATGTGGCCCAGCGCCTCCTGA
- a CDS encoding acyltransferase family protein, whose translation MSPVEVKSGQRPQRIAALDGLRLLAALMVVAYHYTAISWPWSADGSNSFPRIFPFAAYGWLGVQLFFLISGFVICMSCWGRPLGDFIVSRIIRVFPAYWLAIIVTTLVVMLVPGGLEPRKWHDVFVNLTMLQEPLHAPHVDGVYWTLFAELRFYLLLAAMAWWGLTYRRLLTLCCVWIVASALGARSESVILRLLIMPDYSWFFIAGIAFYLMYRFRPNILLTGIVLVCFCAAQPSVNHVWRSSLSTMGRAVPYWPTLLVLAVCFGVMALIATGRLSWCNWRWLPVAGALTYPLYLLHEYVGWEIIRSFSARIPHHALLIATVTAMLIAAHLVHRLVERPVSRWLKPRIKAALRQIEPARLGSGST comes from the coding sequence ATGTCACCGGTGGAGGTCAAGAGCGGGCAGCGCCCGCAGCGGATCGCCGCCCTGGACGGTCTGCGCCTGCTGGCCGCCTTGATGGTGGTGGCCTACCACTACACAGCCATCAGCTGGCCGTGGTCCGCGGACGGCAGCAACAGCTTCCCGAGGATCTTTCCCTTTGCCGCCTACGGATGGCTGGGTGTCCAGCTGTTCTTCCTGATAAGCGGCTTCGTGATCTGCATGAGCTGCTGGGGGCGGCCCCTGGGCGACTTCATCGTCTCCCGCATCATCCGCGTCTTCCCTGCCTACTGGCTCGCGATCATCGTCACCACGCTCGTGGTCATGCTGGTCCCCGGCGGGCTGGAGCCGCGCAAGTGGCATGACGTCTTCGTCAACCTCACCATGCTGCAGGAGCCCTTGCACGCACCGCACGTCGACGGTGTCTACTGGACGCTCTTCGCCGAACTGCGCTTCTACCTGCTGCTCGCCGCCATGGCCTGGTGGGGCCTGACCTACCGTCGGCTGCTGACCCTGTGCTGCGTATGGATCGTGGCCAGCGCCCTGGGCGCCCGGTCCGAAAGCGTGATCCTGCGACTGCTGATCATGCCGGACTACAGCTGGTTCTTCATCGCCGGCATCGCCTTCTACCTCATGTATCGCTTCCGGCCCAACATCTTGCTGACCGGCATCGTCCTGGTGTGCTTCTGTGCCGCACAGCCCTCCGTCAACCATGTCTGGCGTTCCTCGCTGAGCACCATGGGCCGTGCCGTTCCCTACTGGCCGACTCTGCTGGTCCTGGCCGTCTGCTTCGGCGTGATGGCTCTGATCGCCACCGGAAGGCTGTCCTGGTGCAACTGGCGCTGGTTGCCGGTGGCAGGTGCCCTGACCTACCCGCTCTATCTGCTCCATGAGTACGTCGGGTGGGAGATCATCCGGAGCTTCAGCGCCCGCATTCCCCACCACGCTCTGCTCATCGCCACCGTCACCGCGATGCTCATCGCCGCCCACTTGGTCCACCGACTCGTCGAACGCCCCGTCTCCCGCTGGCTCAAACCCCGCATCAAGGCAGCCCTGCGCCAGATCGAGCCCGCACGGCTCGGTTCCGGCTCGACATGA
- a CDS encoding ALF repeat-containing protein — protein sequence MKKKLRRSARSKKRYGLGIRLLSLPLLPSALLAGLLGTTPAAAAEAPNAARARVVELWSTGDLNVKAAAEAALLGSDDDVRAFLNSGYAFAELTDLNITATQMFQSGGTMVRAAALTALQSGSKDEVVKFLKDGWKAPAESDLRIRATKITTTGGPTVKEAGLAALRGSIDDVRKFLEQGQYPARDTDDRMRVTQIMNSGGPATKEAAKNALRGSMNDVREFLAVGQNTARNRDHERATVSQLAEQAKEAGKIAEQQTAAAKEASDRAEEASKLAKLKADEARKETEAAGQDASLAAGWARRAADAAQQAASAAQEAISAAQAANYAARMAADAAAKAASAASAAAAAAARARDAAANAAINADTASVARRAAEDAEAAADAADASQKAARQVEIAAKAVGDAANAAYRASENADAAASAADQAGSYAGTANAEAARAKQWAATARGHAQASRRAAIAARDLAYEAANAAGQARQLAGSAAQHARNAAAAARKAAEHAGEAATAAKEADAHSAAAKEAADTATAAVAKAKDVHDIAAKLEAEELKARTDTSIQKARAEKQNEALAQKEEAQRAEAAHNVQEEAKRLLAEAKAPQAKTADLAAKGRKVAVLTMKTRGPWSQAAAKTALTGSDDAVAEYLRTGWQRADEQDERARVQNLAVNSNYEDVRKAADEALKGDAKQISEFLRTGADEAARTGYNIRATQLAASGGPQLKAAAQAALKDGSIAKIRAFLSEGQYAAQEDDERITATKLAGSGGAETKAAARVALEGTSEALHAFVQNEQYSTARRDQLTAVHNAVIHQFLAEASVAAANAQKNAAEAAVIAANANARAAEAREAANNADASQKLAQKYAADADKSATEAEESAKAAAKSASVADAAATQAERDATKAEYEASRASTFATRANADADSAYASARQARASAEAAGQDATAAEAAYTKTIMTLDNKIRQEEAQHRQEEAQRRIAEQQLSQKEVSSLQILRELFSVSSLYDGNGRPTALNMGIQWLLGIGQETEYFHAGDKYTEQLRNDHSMDYVRAMIAQQIKNGKNEGRNGEYGLMRLEGWTRLLSDLGDVQTLGFTGNYKVLMTHGKYGTSSATFIGSYNYDYKVVSRDARTGKTRVTITLKNDTTITSFLHPPVMRKPIEDYILNPLTRFADKYDLPGKTLSQEVNWDEELIIK from the coding sequence ATGAAGAAAAAGCTGCGTCGATCGGCGCGGTCAAAAAAGAGATATGGGCTCGGCATCCGATTGCTGAGCCTGCCCCTGCTACCCTCAGCTCTTCTCGCCGGCCTGCTCGGAACAACTCCTGCCGCAGCCGCCGAGGCGCCGAATGCCGCCCGGGCCCGCGTGGTGGAGTTATGGTCGACCGGCGACCTGAACGTCAAGGCCGCGGCCGAAGCGGCGTTGTTGGGCTCCGATGATGACGTCCGCGCATTCCTCAACAGCGGTTACGCCTTCGCCGAACTGACCGACCTTAACATCACCGCGACGCAGATGTTCCAGTCGGGCGGCACGATGGTCCGCGCGGCAGCCCTCACCGCTCTGCAGTCCGGCTCCAAGGATGAGGTCGTCAAGTTCCTCAAGGACGGCTGGAAGGCCCCGGCCGAGTCGGACCTCCGCATACGCGCAACGAAAATCACCACGACAGGCGGTCCGACGGTCAAGGAGGCCGGACTGGCGGCGCTGCGCGGCTCGATCGACGACGTCCGCAAGTTCCTGGAGCAGGGCCAGTACCCGGCCAGGGACACGGACGACCGGATGCGCGTGACGCAGATCATGAATAGCGGCGGGCCGGCCACCAAGGAAGCCGCCAAGAACGCCCTGCGCGGCTCGATGAACGATGTCCGCGAGTTCCTCGCGGTGGGCCAGAACACCGCGCGCAACCGCGACCACGAACGGGCGACCGTTTCGCAGTTGGCCGAGCAGGCCAAGGAAGCCGGCAAGATCGCCGAGCAGCAGACCGCCGCGGCCAAGGAGGCCAGCGACCGGGCGGAGGAAGCCTCCAAGCTGGCCAAACTGAAGGCTGACGAGGCGCGCAAGGAGACCGAGGCGGCCGGCCAGGACGCCAGCCTGGCCGCGGGCTGGGCAAGGCGAGCGGCGGATGCTGCGCAGCAGGCCGCGTCCGCCGCGCAGGAGGCCATCAGTGCGGCTCAGGCCGCCAATTACGCCGCTCGCATGGCGGCGGACGCCGCCGCGAAGGCCGCTTCAGCCGCCTCCGCCGCCGCGGCGGCAGCTGCGCGGGCCCGTGACGCCGCCGCCAACGCAGCGATCAACGCCGACACGGCTTCGGTCGCGCGCCGGGCCGCCGAGGACGCCGAAGCCGCCGCAGACGCGGCGGACGCGTCCCAAAAAGCGGCCCGGCAGGTGGAAATAGCCGCCAAGGCGGTTGGGGACGCCGCGAACGCGGCCTACCGGGCCAGTGAGAATGCCGATGCCGCCGCCAGTGCGGCGGACCAGGCCGGCAGTTACGCCGGTACGGCCAATGCCGAAGCGGCCAGGGCGAAGCAGTGGGCAGCGACCGCGCGCGGTCACGCCCAGGCGTCGCGCCGTGCCGCCATCGCGGCACGGGATCTCGCTTACGAAGCCGCCAACGCTGCCGGTCAGGCACGTCAGCTGGCCGGCTCTGCGGCCCAGCACGCAAGGAACGCCGCAGCCGCCGCCAGGAAGGCGGCAGAACACGCCGGCGAGGCCGCCACTGCCGCCAAGGAAGCCGACGCACACTCCGCGGCGGCCAAGGAAGCCGCGGACACCGCGACCGCGGCCGTCGCCAAGGCCAAGGATGTGCACGACATCGCGGCCAAGCTCGAAGCCGAGGAGCTGAAGGCCCGGACGGACACCTCGATCCAGAAGGCCAGGGCCGAGAAGCAGAACGAGGCACTGGCGCAGAAGGAAGAGGCCCAGCGGGCCGAGGCCGCGCACAATGTCCAGGAAGAGGCGAAGCGCCTGCTCGCCGAGGCCAAGGCCCCCCAGGCCAAGACCGCGGACCTCGCGGCCAAGGGCCGTAAGGTCGCCGTTCTCACGATGAAGACCCGCGGGCCGTGGAGCCAGGCCGCCGCCAAGACGGCGCTGACCGGCTCGGACGACGCCGTGGCCGAATACCTGCGCACCGGCTGGCAGCGCGCCGACGAGCAGGACGAACGCGCGCGCGTGCAGAATCTCGCGGTCAACAGCAACTACGAAGACGTCCGGAAGGCCGCGGACGAAGCGCTCAAGGGAGACGCGAAGCAGATCAGCGAATTCCTGCGGACCGGGGCGGACGAGGCAGCCCGGACCGGTTACAACATCCGCGCCACCCAACTCGCGGCCAGTGGCGGGCCGCAGCTCAAAGCTGCGGCTCAGGCAGCATTGAAGGACGGCTCGATCGCCAAGATCCGCGCATTCCTGAGCGAAGGCCAGTACGCCGCCCAGGAGGACGACGAACGCATCACCGCCACAAAGCTGGCGGGCAGCGGCGGCGCCGAGACGAAGGCTGCTGCCAGGGTCGCCTTGGAGGGCACCTCCGAAGCCCTGCACGCATTCGTCCAGAACGAGCAGTACTCCACGGCCCGCAGGGATCAACTCACCGCCGTCCACAACGCCGTGATCCACCAGTTCCTCGCCGAAGCCTCCGTCGCTGCCGCCAACGCACAGAAGAACGCGGCCGAAGCCGCCGTCATCGCGGCGAATGCCAATGCGCGGGCGGCTGAAGCCAGGGAGGCCGCGAACAACGCCGACGCCTCGCAGAAACTGGCTCAGAAGTACGCCGCGGATGCCGACAAATCCGCCACAGAGGCCGAAGAATCGGCAAAGGCCGCAGCCAAGTCGGCGAGCGTGGCCGACGCCGCGGCCACCCAGGCCGAACGTGACGCCACCAAGGCCGAGTACGAAGCGTCCCGGGCTTCCACGTTCGCGACGCGGGCCAACGCCGACGCCGACTCCGCCTACGCCTCGGCGCGCCAGGCTCGCGCCTCGGCCGAAGCCGCGGGTCAGGACGCCACCGCCGCCGAGGCCGCGTACACCAAGACCATCATGACCCTCGACAACAAGATCCGGCAGGAAGAAGCGCAGCACCGGCAGGAAGAAGCGCAGCGCCGGATAGCGGAGCAGCAGTTGTCGCAGAAGGAAGTATCGTCGCTACAGATCTTGCGAGAGCTTTTTTCCGTCAGCTCGCTTTACGACGGCAACGGCCGGCCGACCGCGCTGAACATGGGAATCCAGTGGCTTCTGGGCATAGGCCAGGAAACGGAATACTTCCACGCCGGGGACAAATATACCGAGCAGCTCCGCAATGACCATTCAATGGATTACGTCCGCGCCATGATCGCTCAACAGATAAAGAACGGAAAAAATGAAGGACGCAACGGGGAGTATGGCCTCATGCGCCTCGAGGGCTGGACACGCTTGCTCTCCGACCTCGGGGACGTGCAAACGCTCGGCTTCACCGGCAACTACAAAGTCTTGATGACCCACGGAAAGTACGGCACTTCGTCCGCAACCTTCATCGGCTCGTACAACTATGACTACAAGGTCGTCTCGCGAGACGCCAGGACCGGGAAAACCAGAGTGACGATCACCCTGAAAAACGACACCACCATCACCTCTTTCCTGCACCCGCCAGTAATGAGGAAACCGATCGAAGATTACATCCTCAACCCACTGACCAGGTTCGCGGACAAGTACGATCTGCCGGGCAAGACGCTGAGCCAGGAAGTGAATTGGGACGAGGAGCTGATCATCAAGTGA